One window of Vibrio sinaloensis genomic DNA carries:
- the dnaG gene encoding DNA primase produces MAGHIPRSFIDDLLARLDIVDIIDARVKLKKKGKNYGACCPFHNEKTPSFSVSQEKQFYHCFGCGVHGNAIDFMMEYERLDFVEAIEELASFLGLDVPREQRQGGSFQSNQPKANSEQKRNLYDIMGSIAQFYRDQLKQPSSKVAIDYLKDRGLSGQIVQKFGIGYVAEEWDLVRKNFGQSPQTQEMLVSGGMLIENDKGNRYDRFRGRVMFPIRDRRGRVIGFGGRVIGDGTPKYLNSPETPIFHKGKELYGLYEVLQAHREPKQILVVEGYMDVVALAQYGVDYSVASLGTSTTGDHIQLLFRQTNTVVCCYDGDRAGREAAWRALENALQYLKTGNTLKFLFLPDGEDPDSYVRKHGKQALEQQIEQATPLSSYLFDNLIEIHQLNLGTHEGKSALRAHASALIDKIPDPYFQELLEKLLDERTGFDNRLRQPRKKISETRPQPHKEIKRTPMREVVALLIQNPSYAEMVPDLSSVRELTVPGLSLFVEVLEYCQQHPNITTGQLLEHWRNSRHEALLSRLAGWEIPLDDDNEQDIFLDSLDKIIAQCVEKQIENLQAKERSVGLSTEERRELLALMLDLKA; encoded by the coding sequence ATGGCAGGACACATCCCTCGTAGTTTCATTGATGATCTCCTCGCTCGACTCGATATCGTCGACATTATTGACGCTCGCGTAAAACTTAAGAAAAAAGGCAAAAACTACGGCGCTTGCTGTCCTTTCCACAACGAAAAGACCCCTTCATTTAGCGTTAGCCAAGAAAAACAGTTTTATCATTGCTTTGGCTGTGGTGTGCACGGTAATGCCATCGACTTTATGATGGAGTACGAGCGTTTAGACTTTGTTGAGGCGATTGAAGAACTTGCTTCATTCTTAGGCTTAGATGTACCCCGAGAGCAGCGCCAAGGGGGCAGCTTTCAGTCTAACCAGCCAAAGGCCAACTCGGAACAGAAACGTAATCTTTACGATATTATGGGCAGTATTGCTCAGTTTTATCGCGACCAGCTCAAGCAGCCAAGCAGCAAAGTGGCGATCGATTACCTTAAAGATCGCGGCCTGTCAGGCCAAATCGTTCAGAAATTCGGTATCGGCTATGTGGCGGAAGAATGGGATCTAGTACGTAAGAATTTCGGTCAGAGCCCGCAAACACAAGAGATGCTGGTATCTGGCGGGATGTTGATTGAGAACGATAAGGGCAATCGCTATGACCGTTTCCGCGGCCGAGTGATGTTCCCCATTCGCGATCGACGTGGCCGAGTGATTGGTTTTGGTGGCCGGGTGATTGGTGATGGCACGCCCAAGTACCTCAACTCGCCAGAGACGCCTATTTTCCATAAAGGCAAAGAGCTCTATGGCCTTTATGAAGTGCTGCAAGCACACCGTGAGCCGAAACAGATTTTAGTCGTAGAAGGCTACATGGATGTCGTGGCGTTGGCACAATACGGTGTCGACTACTCTGTGGCTTCGCTCGGCACCTCGACTACCGGGGACCACATCCAACTGCTGTTTCGCCAAACCAATACCGTTGTGTGTTGTTACGATGGCGACCGAGCAGGTCGCGAGGCGGCTTGGCGTGCACTCGAAAATGCGCTGCAGTACTTAAAAACAGGCAATACACTCAAGTTCCTATTTTTGCCCGACGGCGAAGACCCAGACAGCTATGTACGTAAGCACGGTAAACAAGCGCTTGAGCAACAGATCGAACAGGCAACCCCGTTATCGAGTTACCTGTTTGACAACTTGATCGAAATTCACCAACTTAATCTAGGGACGCACGAAGGTAAGTCAGCGCTGCGCGCTCACGCCAGTGCACTGATCGACAAAATCCCCGATCCTTATTTTCAAGAGTTACTAGAAAAGTTATTGGACGAGCGCACCGGATTTGATAACCGCTTGCGTCAGCCGCGCAAAAAGATCAGCGAAACTCGACCTCAACCGCATAAAGAGATCAAACGCACACCTATGCGCGAGGTGGTGGCTTTGCTTATCCAAAATCCGAGCTATGCTGAAATGGTACCGGATCTTTCAAGCGTGCGTGAGTTAACAGTACCGGGACTAAGTTTATTTGTAGAAGTGCTTGAATATTGTCAACAGCATCCCAATATCACTACAGGCCAGTTGCTAGAGCACTGGCGAAATAGTCGCCACGAAGCGCTGTTATCGCGTCTCGCAGGATGGGAAATCCCCCTCGACGACGATAATGAACAAGATATATTTTTAGACTCATTGGACAAAATCATTGCCCAGTGCGTTGAAAAACAAATTGAAAATCTGCAGGCCAAAGAAAGAAGTGTCGGTTTATCAACCGAAGAAAGAAGGGAGCTGCTAGCCTTAATGCTAGATTTAAAAGCGTAA
- the rpsU gene encoding 30S ribosomal protein S21, protein MPVVKVRENEPFDVALRRFKRSCEKAGILSEVRRREHYEKPTTVRKRAKAAAQKRHAKKLARENARRVRLY, encoded by the coding sequence ATGCCAGTAGTTAAAGTACGTGAAAACGAACCGTTCGACGTTGCTCTACGTCGTTTCAAACGCTCTTGCGAAAAAGCAGGTATCCTTTCTGAAGTGCGTCGTCGTGAGCACTACGAAAAGCCAACTACAGTTCGCAAACGCGCTAAAGCAGCAGCTCAAAAGCGTCACGCTAAGAAGCTAGCTCGCGAAAACGCTCGTCGCGTTCGCCTGTACTAA
- the tsaD gene encoding tRNA (adenosine(37)-N6)-threonylcarbamoyltransferase complex transferase subunit TsaD: MRIIGIETSCDETGIAIYDDEKGLLSHKLYSQVKLHADYGGVVPELASRDHVKKTIPLIKAAMAEANVTPADIDGVAYTAGPGLVGALLVGATIGRSLAYAWGVPAVPVHHMEGHLLAPMLEDNPPPFPFVAVLVSGGHSMMVEVKGIGEYKILGESIDDAAGEAFDKTAKLMGLDYPGGPLLSKLAEKGTPGRFKFPRPMTDRPGLDMSFSGLKTFTANTIAANGDDEQTRADIALAFEEAVCATLTIKCKRALEQTGFKRIVIAGGVSANRRLRADLEQLANKIGGEVYYPRTEFCTDNGAMIAYAGMQRLKNGEVADLAVQATPRWPIDQLEPIA, translated from the coding sequence ATGCGCATTATTGGTATCGAAACCTCTTGTGATGAAACGGGTATTGCCATCTATGATGATGAAAAAGGCCTGCTTTCGCACAAGCTGTACAGTCAAGTTAAGTTACATGCTGACTATGGCGGGGTAGTGCCGGAACTGGCGTCTCGTGACCACGTGAAAAAGACCATCCCTCTTATCAAAGCCGCCATGGCAGAAGCTAATGTCACGCCCGCTGATATCGATGGTGTGGCCTACACCGCAGGCCCGGGGTTGGTTGGCGCGCTTCTCGTCGGGGCCACAATTGGCCGCAGTTTGGCCTACGCTTGGGGCGTTCCTGCAGTGCCAGTGCATCATATGGAAGGGCACTTACTCGCGCCAATGTTAGAAGACAACCCGCCACCTTTCCCATTTGTGGCTGTCTTGGTGTCGGGTGGGCATTCAATGATGGTGGAAGTGAAAGGCATTGGTGAGTACAAAATTCTAGGTGAGTCGATTGATGATGCCGCAGGCGAGGCGTTTGATAAAACCGCTAAGTTAATGGGTTTGGATTACCCTGGTGGACCATTACTGTCTAAGCTGGCAGAAAAAGGTACCCCCGGACGCTTTAAGTTTCCGCGCCCAATGACGGACCGCCCAGGTTTGGATATGAGCTTTTCCGGGCTTAAGACATTTACCGCCAATACCATTGCCGCCAATGGCGATGACGAGCAGACTCGCGCCGATATTGCCCTAGCTTTCGAGGAAGCAGTATGCGCAACACTGACTATCAAGTGTAAGCGCGCGCTTGAGCAGACTGGCTTTAAACGCATCGTAATCGCTGGCGGAGTGAGTGCCAACCGTCGTTTACGTGCTGACCTTGAGCAACTGGCGAATAAGATTGGTGGTGAGGTGTATTACCCTCGTACGGAGTTTTGTACCGATAACGGCGCTATGATTGCCTACGCGGGTATGCAACGCTTAAAGAATGGCGAAGTTGCTGATTTGGCGGTACAAGCCACACCGCGTTGGCCGATTGATCAATTGGAACCGATCGCTTAA
- a CDS encoding GatB/YqeY domain-containing protein, with protein MALIDTLKEEQKLAMKAKDKTRLGTIRLALAAIKQREVDEQITLGDDDILAVLTKMVKQRRDSVAQYEAANRQDLAEAEKAEITVLEDFMPQPLTEEEVAALIDSAITESGAAGMQDMGKVMGVLKPQIQGRADMGKVSGLVRAKLA; from the coding sequence ATGGCTCTTATTGACACGCTCAAAGAAGAGCAAAAATTAGCGATGAAAGCCAAGGACAAAACGCGCCTTGGCACTATTCGTTTAGCGCTAGCAGCCATTAAGCAGCGTGAAGTTGACGAACAGATCACTCTGGGCGATGACGACATCCTTGCTGTGCTGACTAAGATGGTTAAACAACGTCGCGACTCTGTCGCTCAATATGAAGCAGCGAATCGTCAAGATTTGGCTGAGGCTGAGAAAGCAGAAATCACCGTACTTGAGGACTTTATGCCTCAACCGTTGACTGAAGAAGAAGTAGCGGCACTGATTGACAGTGCGATTACCGAATCTGGTGCAGCGGGCATGCAAGACATGGGTAAAGTGATGGGCGTTCTCAAACCACAGATTCAAGGGCGCGCAGATATGGGTAAAGTGAGCGGTTTAGTTCGCGCTAAACTGGCTTAA